Sequence from the Deinococcus radiotolerans genome:
TGCAGGACTGGACGCTGGGGAACTTCACGATCAGTCCATTCACGGTCGCCGCGCTGATCCTGGCGGCGCTGCTGGCCTTCTGGCTGACCGCCACCCGCAGCGGCCTGACCCTGCGCTCGGTCGGGGAGAACCCAGCGGCGGCGGACGTGCTGGGCGTGAACGTCGGCCTGACCCGCGTGCTGGCCGTGCTGGGCGGCGGCGCCCTGGCCGGACTGGCGGGCGCGTTCCTGTCCCTGTCCTACCGGTCCTCATGGGCGGACAACATGACCAACGGCCTGGGCTGGATCGCCGTGGCGCTGGTGATCTTCGTCGGGTGGCGTCCCCTGCGCGCCATTGCCGGGGCGCTGTTCTTCGGGTTCCTGTACTACCTGCAGTTCCGCCTGCAGGGCAACAGCAACGTCCCCACCGAGGTGTTCAGCGCCATGCCGTTCATCCTCGTGCTCGTCGTGCTGGCGCTGGCCGGCGTGCGCGGGCAGGCCGGGGACGCCCCCGCCGCGCTGGGCCGCGCGTACGTGCGCGGCGAACGCTAGACGCCCAGGCGCACAGAGAGAGGCCCGGTCACGCATCGACCGGGCCCCTCTCCGTGCCACGTACAGTGAGGGCATGACCGCCCTCGTGCGTCCCGTCCTGCCGTCCGATCAGCGGGCCGTGGGTGACATCGCCTACGCGACTGGGCTCTTCGGGGACAGTGCCCGGATCTTCTTTCCGGCTCCGGCGCTGTTCCGGGCGCTGTGGGTGGCGGCGTACTTCCGCGGCGCGGGTTTCGCCGGGTTCGTGGCCGAGGTGGACGCGCAGGTGGTCGGGTACATCCTGGGCGCCCCGGACGGGGGGCTGTACCGCGCTGGGCTGCGCCGCGCCGTGCCGGACGTGCTGGCCGCACTTCCGGCGCGCGGGGTGCTGGCGTGCCTGCCGTACCTGGGGCGCGCGGCGGTGTGGCACGCACCGCACGCGGACCCGGCGCGCTTCCCGGCGCACCTGCACCTGAATCTCCTGCCAGATGCCCGGGGGTACCGCCTGGGAGAGCGGCTCCTGCGGGCGCACCTGGACACCCTGGCGGGCGCGGGCGTGCCCGGCGTGCAGCTCTCCACCACCTCGGAGAACGAGGCCGCGCTGGGCCTGTACCGCAAGCTGGGTTTTCAGGTCATCCACGCCCGCGCCACGCGAATGTGGCGGCCCTGGCTGGGGCGGGAGACCACGCAGCTCGTGCTGGGCCTTGACCTG
This genomic interval carries:
- a CDS encoding ABC transporter permease codes for the protein MDSIVIEALVRALAVGTPLLLACLGAILNERAGVVNLGVEGMMAVGALAAFAVASKSPDASLWAAVGAAMLAGAALSGLHAVATVTLRANQFVSGLALALIGTGAAGLLGKKFEGLPLFNKVQDWTLGNFTISPFTVAALILAALLAFWLTATRSGLTLRSVGENPAAADVLGVNVGLTRVLAVLGGGALAGLAGAFLSLSYRSSWADNMTNGLGWIAVALVIFVGWRPLRAIAGALFFGFLYYLQFRLQGNSNVPTEVFSAMPFILVLVVLALAGVRGQAGDAPAALGRAYVRGER
- a CDS encoding GNAT family N-acetyltransferase: MTALVRPVLPSDQRAVGDIAYATGLFGDSARIFFPAPALFRALWVAAYFRGAGFAGFVAEVDAQVVGYILGAPDGGLYRAGLRRAVPDVLAALPARGVLACLPYLGRAAVWHAPHADPARFPAHLHLNLLPDARGYRLGERLLRAHLDTLAGAGVPGVQLSTTSENEAALGLYRKLGFQVIHARATRMWRPWLGRETTQLVLGLDLRGWLEDPSGPA